The window ACATGTGAGAAAAATTCAATTGGTTAActtaaaaaacaaacaaaatggCTAAATTTATAAGAAACAAGATCAATCCAACCAAACCCACAACCCCATATTTCtaaattaaaattcaaaacaggAAAATGAACAGAATTGGAAAATAATTCAAACCTGCCAAGAACAGAAGCTAGGGTTTTGATATGATAGTCCTCAGCTTCTAGATCTTCAGGTTTCTCAGTGTATACTATATGAACTTTGGCTTCAATGGAGGGCTGTGAATCTGCCATCGTTACGATAGCTGCAATCAACAAGGAAAGCAATAGAATTGAAGAAAGTATTTGATCTTTCTGCATCACTTTCAATTGCTAAGTACTATTTATAGAGCATTAGGGATATTCTTGgataaattgggaatttgagacTTTTTATCCTTAATGACTAAGTTTCAGAATCCTTGCAAGTTACAATACAATGATTTTagatttcttttcttgtttatatGGGAGTATACTTTTCTTTCTTGGGATTAACGGACTAGATTGTCTCTGTCCATACACGGCATGTTGATTTATTCTGGGGGTTgccactaatttcttaaaaacggAGGGGAGAAATGTAAATTAATTTTTGCTTGGACACGTAGGTGATAATTTACATTTTGAATTAATTAGGGTGAAGTTGCTTACAATTTGGGTTGTCTAAGGGGAGGGTATTGGGTAGTTAAGGGTTAAAAGTAGGGAGAGAGTAAGGGATCTTAAGGGTACTTTTCTAAAGAAACTTAGGGGTATGGGTTAGGGGTATGGGGTAAGAGTACTTTTATAGGTACCCTACCAATACCTCTATCGGTCGGTGCGGTACCGATATTTAGggataattttaaattaaatttttttttaaaattatatttaaatacaaaCAAACTTAAtggataaaaaaaattcaaggcTATGATttcaataattattaaaataaaattataatttacgAAATTTTTCAATAATTTATATTGGTTCTTCGCTTGAAATTGATAACACTTGTTTTTATGTGTCCCTACTGTCTCcggtagatagtatttcactataGATATCATCGCCTTCTTAAATTGTTTCTGGAAGGCCAAAGTTTCTTCTCTTCCAATATTTCAGCAagtctttattttcttcatcatcGCAAAGATTATTTCTAATAGTTctaggaaaaccttgaaaagtAGGATTATATTTTTCTTGTATGTAACGCATAAACCCCGAACTGCTAAGGATTTGTTTCAAAATGATGACCCCCTCTTTAGTATTACCCTTAGCCAAtctattacttttttttaaaCCAGTTTAGGAgctatttttaataataaataattaaaataacaacaaataacaacataaatataacaaaaataaatgcaaaaattaataGGAGTGCTAAAATGTCAATTGCAAgtagagatagagagagatagagaatTAGAGAGATATGAGAGTTTTGTGTGAAAATTGAAAGAATAAAATGGAGTATTTATAGTCTTAAAATAGGGCCAAAGTGTATTTGAACAAGCTTAGAGGTTAAAATAAATTAGGGGATAGAGAGTGTTAGAGGGTTAGGGTGGCAAAAAAAGTCGTCTTTGGCTGTTGCCAAcgacaatatttttttaaaaaaaaaccgtTGACTAACGGTGCAAAAACGGtcacatttaaaaaaataatcttaAGGGTACCGGTCCAGTACCTTAAGGGTACAAATCGGATCGGTACTAAGGGTATTTTTTCGGTACCCTCCCATTACCCTTACCTTTACCCAAATCCCTCGCCCCTACCCTCAATTTGGACCAGTACGATGCGGAACGGGTATGGGTAATACCTTCCACTTAGACAACTctacgtacaatagacccttgtggccCGACCCTTTTCGGACCCCACACATAGCAGGAGTTTATTGCACTGAGCTGTCCTTTTTTAATCAAAATTAGATATTCATAATTGACCAATACTTTTAGAGATAATTGTTTCTAAGTTATCAATCACTTTATCTTATAAtttgtttgaccaaacttttgaaaagtcaaaagtgtttttttaaGGGCTTATCTCGTAGAGTTAGGTGTTTGGTGAAACTTttaggtaaaaaaaaaattatataagtgCTTTTGAGCTATAGCAAAAACTATTTTTCAGAAGCTAAAAAATAGTGTTTCCCTAAAAGCGCTTTTGAAACCTTGGCCATTCACAAATAGTTTTTCCAAAACACAAACTGctattttcaaaagtatttttttgaaaaatacttctatcaaaaaatacttttaaaataaattaattttaaatactTGGTCAAACATGCTACAGTAGACTCGTACTACCatgaaaccttttttttttttaatagcaAAAGTCAtttttcaaactaacaccaaggAAGAATAGGTTTAAGTTtcttgtaaaaatgaaaaaacaattCTCATTGTTTGGTTGAAAAACAATTATTGCAGTaaaggttgattttttttttttaaaaaaacaagctTTTCAAACTTTCGATGCAAACATCAATTTTTGACTCTCGGTTAAAAAGGTCAATTCTGATTTAGAGTAAATTTGCGCATTTATTTATTGTATATACTCATCATTTGTCGTACATGATTTTTCTGCAAGTAGGCATTTGTCTTACATGACAGTTATTACTTATTATATTGGCATGTAAAACCGATTTATCATTCTTCAGGCTAAACGGAAAAATGATGCATTATTGGTCACGCGTTAACGATCCATAAACTAAGGTACTTCTTTCGTTACCTATAGGAATgtaaatggatatttaaaaatcaACTAAATCGATCGAATCGTATCGTAATGAAttgatttttagatttttttttataaaatcgtagatttttatataaatctataatcgtaccgataattagggtagattttttattttataaaaataaactgaaaatataccaaaccgtaccgaataaatttacatgtgaaaaatatatttatatattaagtttaagaATAATAATGTATTAAAATTTTCCTTGGGCCTTGGAATTGTAAAAAATGTTACAAAcaaacaagtaattaaactcaaaatcttaaTTGACAAACCTATAATGctactcctattgaaactaaattatttctaaTATATTCACTAGCACGACACAAGCTATTCTAGCGAttagtagcaaactacaatgtgttgaatatgtttcctttcatataatttagatttatctttttgaatatttaatcttctataaacTTTATTCTTGAGTTCCAACTTGATTAATATATTTTCGCTCGGTTAATAtctttgtttagttttttttACGTTGTTTTAAAATAGTTGATGGATATATACTCTGACTATCTTTAatgttttcttaattcatcactctttaaagagtaaaaatatctagagagtttgctaagtcctataaaaatatgtatgttattgcattctacttctactagtgacttttacatgacattttaaaaaatactaaaaattaaccgaactgtaccgataccgaagagaaaccgacattccgaaaagtctaattttagttatgcataatagaataaccgaaaaattagtatgatacaaattttagaaaaaactcgtccgaaccgaaccattgacacccctagttaCCTATGAATAAAcacacaaataaaacaagaagataCAAGAAAATGACACTTTTGACACTCCGAGGTAAATTCCTACATTCCCAGGTAAATTCAACTATTAATTATAAACCACTCAGTACATTTACAACCTCACATGCGTTCAATAGTTTCAACATATTGTTATCACAAATTGAATATCTTGTTAATGCTCAGATATTAAGAAAGTGAAAGATTCAATCCAGTCTCAAGCGATCTGAAACTTTAGAGAACATGTACTTTAAGATATCCACAAACCATGCATGGCTTGCAGTTGATTGAAGTCTGTGTACTTCAGAGACATCTTGTAAAGCTCTCTCAGCTTACCGGCATCAGCAGACTTATTTGAGGCGCTGTGCTGAGAGTTGGCTGAAGATCTATTCGTCGTTGGAGAGAGTGAGACAGACAACATCTTCTTCAACAGCATCTGCAGCTGGCTCCAATATTTATCACAAATCTCAACATTGTCATTCCTCAGTGATGTGTTTCCAGATACATGGCGAGCTTCAAGCATACAAATCAGAGCAGACTCCAGAAGCTGTTACAGTAGTATTTAATCAGTCATTTGCCGTTTAAAGGATATATTTTTCCGTAAAACAAAGCAATAAAACTTGAAaattatgtttttaaaagttcAGATAATTATGGCAGAAATATCTGCTTAAATGTACTTgaaaatattttggcataacATCCTAACAAAAGCTTTTTTTCCATCCTAACAAAAGCTTAAAAAGTGATTCTAACTAGCACATGTTCTTATCTAAACTTAAATTGGGATATCATCCTCCTTTCTATCCCTTATTAAAAAGTATACAAGTATTACAACTTTAGGTCAGGTTCAATAGGTTTAAGAAACAATGAAACAAAAAGTATGAAATGGATAAGACGAGTCTTTGTGATTGATAAGAAAATGGATATTAGCTAGCTCAAGTGAAGATTGTTGAAGATCAAGGAGACAACTAATTCCATCAACCAATGTGGAATATGTTAACACCACTGTTCCTCTGCTCACATTAGGACTGGACAAGCGGAGTTGGGATTGTATCTTGGGTGCCCAACATTAGGAAACACAGCAATAGGAATGGATCTAGTAGCAataatatgaaaaagaaaaaaagattggACCTAACTCAACCCAAAAGACTAGCACATGAGGTGAATATTGCCCAAGACCATATAAAAGAGACAACAACCCATTCCCTCAACCAACGTGGATACTTTAACACTGATTTTCAACATTTATTTCTACACATTGCATTCTTTGTTACTAAACCTACATGCACCAGAATCACCAAATGGGTACAGCAAATGCATTCTCAGACCTTTTAAAGAAAAAGTATGACTAGATTTATACTTCAGTGGCATATATAGTAAAAGCTCATCGGGCCAATAGTCGTTCGTGGATATATTAAAGCAAATAGTGTGTAAGATGCAACACGATCATTTAAAGCACATTGACAGAAAGCTAGACAAGCCACTGTTGAAAAAGAATGCACGGATATAGTCAAGAAAATCAAGTGTAAGCTCAGAAAATAATTAATCAACCAAcactggaaacaaaagaagatgaagattgAAAAGATTCTATAAAGCACAGAAAAACCACTCTTATAGTTGGGGAAAAAATGAACAtctatagtaaaaaaaaaatcaagcttTTTTCCTCAAATGGCTAGATCAATGAAAAAAATCAAGCttgagattaaaaaaaaaagaaagagacgAACTTCGAAAAGATTCTACAAAAGCACAAGGATGTACAATCATACCATGTTAGAATGAAGAAAATTCGACAGATTCAGTAGTAGTGCAGCTCGCTCTATCAAAATAGCCAAGTACATCACGGGGTGTGTCTTTGGTCCGTAGAAATCCATGGATTTTTGCCAGTTCCTCTCTGCCAAAGAAGCATATTGCTTTACTCTATGAAGAAAGCTATTTCCGCCCTTGGAAGAACTGTTTTCCTGGTCTTGCTCCAAAAATTTCAGGCAGCAATCCCTTTGGTAGCAAGCCAGCTGAAAGTATGCATACACAGCCTCCTGTTTCCGTAACTCACCCAGCGACTCATAGACAGATAAAGCCTCTCTAATGGCATCATTAGCTGAAATCTCATGCTTTCTACGGTCTCTCTTAGGTTTACTAACACAGGAGCTGAAAGAATCCTCAAGGACACAGTTCTCGTAAACCTCAGCTAATGTATCTTCTCTGGCCAGTAGCATCCCAAGCCTTAGATATGTATGAGCAAACTGAGTATATACTTCATTTCTCAAGTTGCTTGAATCCAAATCTGATTCTTCAGTAACATTATTTACGACCGTTTTTGCTGCTCCATAGAACTTCAAAGATTCCCTGTATTCCTGCTTGGCAGCTTGGAGTACTTGCCTGTATGCATCATGAAGGATAGCATGTCCCTTGAGATTTTCAATCTTTGCTACCATCTCTTCTGCTAGTGCTCTCCTGCCATGACCTAAATTGCAGTTTATCAATATAATGTTGGTGTGGTCAGCTACTTCTTTAAATGCATTGATTGCATCAGCAAAAGCAACTTCAGCTTTATCTAGCTCTTTTCTTTCCAGCCTCTTACGGCCTAACTCGTTACATACCCATCCTTTCTTTTTAAGTAAAGATTGTAAGTCTGCTGAATTAGTAAGATGTCCCACCATTGCATTTCTGGCTTCTTCATAACAGTTCAAGGCAACAGAGAGATTGAAATCAGCATCTCCAACTACAGTACCTCTAATGTATTTAAATATACCCCCAATTTTCCGGTCAGTTTCTTCTTTTGATGTTTCCGAACATGTATGCACTGAAGTACCTTCAATTTTCACTCCCACAGCACCATCATTGTTATAACAGTCGGTAGCTCCTGATTTTTTTGCCTGTGAAATATCTGTCGATTTATCAGAGATTTCCATTCCGGTAATATTTGTATTTTGCATCCTCAGCTTACTCTCAGATGTGCTGCTTTCGCCCTTTTGATGAATCTTCACAGAACATCCAGAATGTGCAATGGAGTTTGCTTTGGTATGtgattttttgttcttctttctgcCATAACTTTTTGAACGTGAATCTCCACTACTACTGCTAGCACTGCTGCCACTGCTGGCCCTATCACTCTGGCAGCTGCAATTTAACAAAGAACATGAGCTGCAGTTTTGAATAGACTGTCCAAGCTTCTTCTTGAGCCTTTCAACCTCCCTCAAAACTTCAGATGACATCTTTAACCCTTTAGATAAAGATTTTTGCTCTGATTGCATTGGCATCTTATCACCATCTGTCAAATGGAATTTAACATACAAGTCCCCAACTAGTGTCCAAGCCTTAGCCCAGAAGAGGTAACCGTCAGATAATTGATCATACGTGAAACAATCATCACATAGTGAGGACCCAGGTTTTTCACTTTTATCATCAATTTCAACTTCGGTTGATGAACACAAGACCATGGAAGAAACAAATTTTGAGTCTTCCCGATGTTGAGGCATTGATCCATAAACCAGACATGCCAACTCTATCACCTTCAAGGCTTGACCCAATTGTCCATCTTCTTTATAAGCTTGTCCAAGAGCCAAGTACGATTCTCCAAGCAATAGAACTAGTTTCCACAACTTATCATCTAATTTTGAAGTTGGAAGCCATTCCCGAATGTCACAAACTTCAATACAGTCAGCATCCCCACATGCACAAACAGAGAAACTCGGTGCTGAAGACGGTTCATCCTGCTTTTTGCCACTGTTCTGCAGATCCATTTTGTTGCTTTGCATTTGACGTTTCCATCTAAGGGACTTAATAGCTTGAGAAACATGATGTATAGCAGCCAATTTAGTGGAGATTAGATCAGCAACAGTTTGAACCTTAGGTGACATTTTTGATAAATCACTTGCTGCAAAGCTTTTCTCTCTGCTATCTGGTGCATCTTCAAGACTGACTGTATTTCTTCCCATTGGCGCTGTAATTGCTCTTGGCAAAGATATAAGCACATCAGATGTTACCCCCACAGGATCATCAGATTCAATAGCTGGCAATGTTTCAACACTGTTATCTGGTTCAACTTTAGGAACAAGGGAATCATGGGCACCTGATACCGAAACTGCAATCAAAGATTCAACTGGTTCTTCTTCAGCATCAGCACCTGTGACTTCAGACTCCCTATGAAGTGCTTCAGATGACAAATCTAACTCTTCATCATACGTCAGAAGGAGTCTTGCAAATTGTTCATGAGCACATGCACGTACAACCTATTTGCCATAATTTCATGTTATCAGTTGTCTATTCTACAATATAGAAGAAACAGAGAGCTTATGTTTTGGTGAAGTGCCTTTTACCCAATGTAGTAAAAGATAGAGTTGTAACCAAAATATGTTTCTTAAAAACCTAGCTTTTCACCACCTTTGCTGCCAGCAAGGAAGCTCAGATATGCAATTTGAAGctaatttctttaaatttagaAGGCTAAAGTACTATGGTGAAGCAAGCAAGGAAGCAACTTACTCTCCACTGTCCTCTCAACACTGAATATTTATAAAAGCAGAAAAAAAGAAAGCTGCCAAACCCATCATATGTATGATACAATATGCACGGGTTCCAGTTAGTTTTTCCTTCTGTTTTACTTTCATGAACTTTGAGAAGAGAAACTGAGATGAGTTATTTCCTGCATG is drawn from Nicotiana tabacum cultivar K326 chromosome 22, ASM71507v2, whole genome shotgun sequence and contains these coding sequences:
- the LOC107781914 gene encoding subtilisin-like protease SBT3.9; its protein translation is MQKDQILSSILLLSLLIAAIVTMADSQPSIEAKVHIVYTEKPEDLEAEDYHIKTLASVLGSEEAAKEALIYSYKHAASGFSAKLTAEQVSELSKQPGVLQIVPSQTVQLHTDRV